The following proteins are co-located in the Thermus thermophilus HB8 genome:
- a CDS encoding ABC transporter substrate-binding protein — protein sequence MRKAVLLVGILALAGVASAQTFVWPQKWTVAKPSEAKRGGTLRGYTISDYRTFNPFLTAEANSIPDLINPYGLVRRDPTTGDWIPYMAESWTISPNKLEITFKIRKGMKWSDGRPITADDWIMTWRIHTDKAVGSNSYDSFFIDGKPIVLRKLDDYTIRFIYPKTDAEAFAIASFAPWPAHVFGPVYQKEGAEGIKKMWTLNEDPAKIVSAGPWVVESYRPGERVVLKRNPSFGEWNKDEAGNPLPYLDRYEIRIVKDVNAALAEFLAGNIDIFNPSTVDQISQIRQAVQQGRLDATIKVNASPVASSQFMVFNWNKASDPFKQSLFRSDKFRRAMSHLVNRQAVIDIVYGGLGIPMYSSVYPVLTQWINPKVPKYEYDPKQAAKLLAELGFTKKDREGYLVDSKGRRIEFNLATNAGNTQREQIAKLIVDEAKKVGVKVNFQAIDFNTLVGQLLSSGPDRPFDAIIIGLTGGGLDWPFGSNVVPCKGNLHMWNKSGQCLDPRETLMEKLYYQGRTELDFKKRVEIGYRMQEVEAELLPVIYIAGPNYHPAWNNRLGGEHPDAIISSIWGSREVELTFIKK from the coding sequence ATGAGAAAAGCGGTGTTGCTGGTGGGCATCTTGGCTTTGGCGGGCGTCGCCTCGGCCCAGACCTTCGTCTGGCCCCAGAAGTGGACGGTGGCCAAGCCCTCCGAGGCGAAGCGGGGGGGGACGCTTAGGGGTTACACCATCTCCGACTACCGCACCTTCAACCCCTTCCTCACCGCGGAGGCGAACAGCATTCCCGACCTCATCAACCCTTACGGCCTCGTCCGGCGCGACCCCACCACGGGCGACTGGATCCCCTACATGGCGGAGTCCTGGACCATAAGCCCCAACAAGCTGGAGATCACCTTCAAGATCCGCAAGGGCATGAAGTGGTCGGACGGCCGGCCCATCACCGCCGACGACTGGATCATGACCTGGCGGATCCACACCGACAAGGCGGTGGGCTCCAACAGCTACGACTCCTTCTTCATTGACGGCAAGCCCATCGTCCTCAGGAAGCTTGACGACTACACGATCCGCTTCATCTACCCCAAGACGGACGCGGAGGCCTTCGCCATCGCCAGCTTCGCCCCCTGGCCCGCCCACGTCTTCGGCCCCGTCTACCAGAAGGAGGGGGCGGAGGGCATCAAGAAGATGTGGACCCTGAACGAGGACCCGGCCAAGATCGTCTCCGCCGGGCCTTGGGTCGTGGAGAGCTACCGCCCCGGGGAACGGGTGGTCCTGAAGCGGAACCCCTCCTTCGGCGAGTGGAACAAGGACGAGGCCGGCAACCCCCTTCCCTACCTGGACCGGTACGAGATCCGGATCGTCAAGGACGTGAACGCCGCCTTGGCGGAGTTCCTGGCGGGGAACATTGACATCTTCAACCCCTCCACCGTGGACCAGATTTCCCAGATCCGCCAGGCCGTCCAGCAGGGCCGCCTGGACGCCACCATCAAGGTCAACGCCTCCCCCGTGGCCAGCAGCCAGTTCATGGTCTTCAACTGGAACAAGGCCTCCGACCCCTTCAAGCAAAGCCTCTTCCGCTCCGACAAGTTCCGCCGGGCCATGAGCCACCTGGTGAACCGCCAGGCGGTGATTGACATCGTCTACGGCGGCCTGGGCATCCCCATGTACTCCAGCGTCTACCCGGTCCTCACCCAGTGGATTAACCCCAAGGTGCCCAAGTACGAGTACGACCCCAAGCAGGCGGCCAAACTCCTCGCCGAGCTCGGCTTCACGAAGAAGGACCGGGAGGGGTACCTGGTGGACTCCAAGGGGCGGCGGATTGAGTTCAACCTCGCCACCAACGCCGGCAACACCCAGCGGGAGCAGATCGCCAAGCTCATCGTGGACGAGGCCAAGAAGGTGGGGGTGAAGGTCAACTTCCAGGCCATTGACTTCAACACCCTGGTGGGCCAGCTCCTCTCCTCGGGCCCTGACCGGCCCTTTGACGCCATCATCATCGGCCTGACGGGCGGCGGCCTGGACTGGCCCTTCGGTTCCAACGTGGTGCCCTGCAAGGGGAACCTGCACATGTGGAACAAGTCCGGCCAGTGCCTGGACCCCCGGGAGACCCTCATGGAGAAGCTCTACTACCAGGGCCGCACGGAGCTGGACTTCAAGAAGCGGGTGGAGATCGGCTACCGCATGCAGGAGGTTGAGGCGGAGCTCCTCCCCGTCATCTACATCGCCGGGCCCAACTACCACCCCGCCTGGAACAACCGCCTGGGCGGCGAGCACCCCGACGCCATCATCTCCAGCATCTGGGGCTCCCGTGAGGTGGAGCTCACCTTCATCAAGAAGTGA
- a CDS encoding ABC transporter permease → MASYILKRILSLIPTFFGATFLAFLIIQMAPGDYLTQLELDPKVTPETIARLRAQFGLDRPFHEQYLLWMHNLLHLNLGYSFAYQAPVLEIVWPRVLNSMVLVVPSTVLLFLIAVPVGVYGALRQYSLGDRVVSFLAYLGLAIPNFFLALILMYLVLQVYFRTGVMVFPVSGMTSSGFEQFSFWQKVVDVAWHAVLPIVVLTTSDIAGFSRIMRGQMLEALSQDYVRTARAKGLPERVVVYKHALRNAIIPIVANIGGILPTLISGAGLVEVVTAWPGITPLLLDAISQQDLYVVAGFLTMGLVLLMIGNLLSDLLLAWVDPRIRYE, encoded by the coding sequence ATGGCGAGCTACATCCTCAAGCGCATTCTCTCCCTGATCCCCACCTTCTTCGGGGCCACCTTCCTCGCCTTCCTCATCATCCAGATGGCCCCCGGGGACTACCTGACCCAGCTGGAGCTGGACCCTAAGGTCACCCCCGAGACCATCGCCCGGCTCCGCGCCCAGTTCGGCCTGGACCGCCCCTTCCACGAGCAGTACCTCCTCTGGATGCACAACCTCCTCCACCTCAACCTGGGCTACTCCTTCGCCTACCAGGCCCCGGTGCTGGAGATCGTCTGGCCCAGGGTCCTAAACTCCATGGTTCTGGTGGTCCCCTCCACGGTCCTCCTCTTCCTCATCGCCGTGCCCGTGGGCGTCTACGGGGCTTTGCGCCAGTACTCCTTGGGGGACCGGGTGGTCTCCTTCCTCGCCTATTTGGGCCTCGCCATCCCCAACTTCTTCCTGGCCCTCATCCTCATGTACCTGGTGCTCCAGGTCTACTTCCGCACGGGGGTTATGGTCTTCCCGGTTTCGGGGATGACCTCCAGCGGGTTTGAGCAGTTCTCCTTCTGGCAAAAGGTGGTGGACGTGGCCTGGCACGCGGTTTTGCCCATCGTCGTCCTCACCACGAGCGACATCGCCGGGTTCTCCCGCATCATGCGGGGGCAGATGCTGGAGGCCCTCTCCCAGGACTACGTCCGCACCGCCCGGGCCAAGGGGCTTCCCGAGCGGGTGGTGGTGTACAAGCACGCCCTGAGGAACGCCATCATCCCCATCGTGGCCAACATCGGCGGGATCCTGCCCACCTTGATCTCGGGGGCCGGCCTCGTGGAGGTGGTCACGGCCTGGCCCGGGATCACCCCCCTTCTCCTGGACGCCATCTCCCAGCAAGACCTCTACGTGGTCGCGGGCTTCCTCACCATGGGCTTGGTGCTCCTTATGATCGGCAACCTGCTTTCGGACCTGCTTCTCGCCTGGGTGGACCCCAGGATCCGCTACGAGTAG
- a CDS encoding ABC transporter permease, protein MDALAPKSESLFQVAWAQFRRHRLAVWGGRILLVLYFVAAFAGFFSPYDPNYYELYPPKGHHPPTRIHFVDPETGRLSRPFVYATRRTIDPVSLQPRYEEDPSQGKFYIRFFVRTPDQPYTIFRVFRADLRLFGVDPPGRIFLMGTDNFGRDLFSRLVYGAQVSLTIGILSALVSFALGLLLGGIAGFYAGRPFVLALPLRAWRGRGLVLGPLSWLLWGGLAAGALYLAWTYIRLTGFGFFQALALLAALWLAGFLVLTLPFRPIQVDVDNLIMRLVEVIAAIPTLFLLISLRAVFPANVDPLTTFYLVVGLLGFIGWGGLARVVRGVVLSVREQDYVQAARALGASDGRILARHVLPATASYVIVSLSLTIPGFILAESGLSFLGLGVTEPYTSWGLLLQAAQQGGFASFVDRPWVLWPGFFIFVSIMAWNFVGDGLRDAFDPRRRQ, encoded by the coding sequence ATGGACGCCCTCGCGCCGAAGTCGGAAAGCCTCTTCCAGGTGGCCTGGGCCCAGTTCCGCAGGCACCGCCTGGCGGTCTGGGGCGGGCGCATCCTCCTGGTCCTCTACTTCGTGGCCGCCTTCGCCGGCTTTTTCAGCCCCTACGACCCCAACTACTACGAGCTTTACCCCCCGAAGGGGCACCACCCGCCCACGCGGATCCACTTCGTGGACCCGGAGACGGGGAGGCTTTCCCGTCCCTTCGTCTACGCCACCCGTCGCACCATTGACCCCGTTTCCCTCCAGCCCCGCTACGAGGAGGATCCGAGCCAGGGCAAGTTCTACATCCGCTTCTTCGTCCGCACGCCGGACCAACCCTACACCATCTTCCGCGTCTTCCGCGCGGACCTGCGCCTCTTCGGCGTGGACCCGCCGGGGAGGATCTTCCTCATGGGCACGGACAACTTTGGCCGGGACCTCTTCAGCCGCCTCGTCTACGGGGCCCAGGTGTCCTTGACCATCGGCATCCTCTCCGCCCTGGTCTCCTTCGCCCTCGGCCTCCTCCTTGGGGGGATCGCGGGGTTTTACGCCGGGCGGCCCTTTGTCCTCGCCCTTCCCCTTCGGGCCTGGCGGGGGCGGGGGCTCGTGCTTGGTCCCCTTTCCTGGCTCCTTTGGGGCGGGCTTGCGGCGGGGGCCTTGTACCTCGCCTGGACCTACATCCGCCTCACAGGGTTCGGCTTCTTCCAGGCCCTGGCCCTCCTTGCCGCCCTTTGGCTTGCGGGCTTCCTCGTCCTCACCCTGCCCTTTAGGCCCATCCAAGTGGACGTGGACAACCTCATCATGCGGCTCGTGGAGGTGATCGCCGCCATCCCCACCCTCTTCCTCCTCATCTCCTTGCGGGCCGTCTTCCCCGCCAACGTGGACCCTCTCACCACCTTCTACCTGGTGGTGGGGCTTCTCGGCTTCATCGGCTGGGGTGGGCTCGCCCGGGTGGTGCGGGGGGTGGTGCTTTCGGTGCGGGAGCAGGACTACGTGCAGGCGGCTAGGGCCCTTGGGGCCTCGGACGGCAGGATCCTGGCCCGGCACGTCCTCCCGGCCACGGCGAGCTACGTCATCGTGAGCCTCTCCCTCACCATCCCCGGCTTCATCCTGGCTGAGTCGGGCCTGTCCTTCCTGGGCCTTGGGGTCACGGAGCCCTACACCAGCTGGGGCCTCCTCCTCCAGGCGGCGCAGCAGGGGGGGTTCGCCAGCTTCGTGGACCGCCCCTGGGTGCTTTGGCCGGGCTTCTTCATCTTCGTCTCCATCATGGCCTGGAACTTCGTGGGCGATGGCCTGAGGGACGCCTTTGACCCGAGGCGGCGGCAGTGA
- a CDS encoding ABC transporter ATP-binding protein has protein sequence MDEKRLLEVKDLKVHFFTDDGVVKAVDGVSFHVNKGETLAVVGESGSGKSVTSLAIMRLIPSPPGRIVGGEILFRGKDGKVRDLTKLSEAEMRRIRGNDIAMIFQEPMTSLNPVYTVGDQIAEAIMLHQGKSRKEAMELAAHMLELVGIPEPKKRLSNYPHQMSGGMRQRVMIAMALSCNPSLLIADEPTTALDVTIQAQILELMKKLQEEIGMSILFITHNLGVVAEMADRVVVMYAGRAVEESDVVPLFQNPLHPYTEGLLHSVPRLDLAAEHRQRLEAIPGNVPNPLYLPPGCAFHPRCKYYVEGVCDREVPPLEEAGEGRRVRCVRWREIRKGVGA, from the coding sequence ATGGACGAAAAGCGCCTTCTAGAGGTGAAAGACCTAAAGGTCCACTTCTTCACCGACGACGGCGTGGTGAAGGCGGTGGACGGCGTTTCTTTTCACGTGAACAAGGGGGAGACCCTGGCGGTTGTGGGGGAGTCGGGGAGCGGGAAGAGCGTGACCTCGTTGGCGATCATGCGGCTCATTCCCTCGCCGCCTGGGAGGATCGTGGGTGGGGAGATCTTGTTCCGCGGGAAGGACGGGAAGGTCCGGGACCTCACCAAGCTTTCCGAGGCGGAGATGCGGCGGATTCGGGGGAACGACATCGCCATGATCTTCCAGGAGCCCATGACCTCCTTGAACCCGGTGTACACGGTGGGGGACCAGATCGCGGAGGCGATCATGCTCCACCAGGGGAAGAGCCGCAAGGAGGCCATGGAGCTTGCCGCCCACATGCTGGAGTTGGTGGGGATTCCGGAGCCCAAGAAGCGGCTTAGCAACTATCCTCACCAGATGTCCGGGGGGATGCGCCAAAGGGTGATGATCGCCATGGCCCTTTCCTGCAACCCCTCGCTTCTCATCGCGGACGAGCCCACCACGGCCTTGGACGTGACCATCCAGGCGCAGATCCTGGAGCTGATGAAGAAGCTCCAGGAGGAGATTGGGATGAGCATTCTCTTCATCACCCACAACCTTGGGGTGGTGGCGGAGATGGCGGACCGGGTGGTGGTGATGTACGCGGGGCGGGCGGTGGAGGAGTCGGACGTGGTGCCGCTTTTCCAGAACCCGCTGCACCCGTACACGGAGGGGCTTTTGCACTCGGTGCCGCGGCTGGACCTGGCGGCGGAGCACCGGCAGCGGCTTGAGGCGATACCTGGGAACGTGCCGAACCCCTTGTACCTGCCGCCTGGGTGCGCCTTCCACCCGCGGTGCAAGTACTACGTGGAGGGGGTGTGCGACCGGGAGGTGCCGCCCTTGGAGGAGGCGGGGGAGGGCCGCCGGGTGAGGTGCGTGCGCTGGCGGGAGATCCGCAAGGGGGTAGGGGCGTGA
- a CDS encoding ABC transporter ATP-binding protein, translating to MSTNGVLVEVRDLKKHFPIRGGVLSRVVASVKAVDGVSFAIRRGEVLGLVGESGSGKTTVGRTLLRLIEPTGGRIFFDGQDITELPREKLRPFRRRMQIIFQDPFSSLNPRMTVGDIIAEPLLIHGIGKTPKERTERVAELLKLVGLSPDHMRRYPHEFSGGQRQRIGIARALAVAPEFIVADEPVSALDVSIQAQVVNLLQDLKEELGLTLLFIAHDLAVVEYISDRVAVMYLGKVMELAPARELYRNPKHPYTEALLSAVPIPDPTVKRERIVLQGDIPSPINPPSGCVFRTRCRYALPECAQVVPELKEVAPGHYKACIRDDIL from the coding sequence GTGAGCACGAACGGCGTCCTCGTGGAGGTGCGGGACCTGAAGAAGCACTTCCCCATCCGGGGCGGGGTGCTTTCCCGGGTGGTGGCGAGCGTGAAGGCGGTGGACGGGGTGTCCTTCGCCATCCGGAGGGGGGAGGTGCTTGGGCTTGTGGGGGAGTCGGGGAGCGGGAAGACCACGGTGGGGCGCACGCTCCTCCGGCTGATTGAGCCCACGGGGGGTAGGATTTTCTTTGACGGGCAGGACATCACGGAGCTTCCCCGGGAGAAGCTCAGGCCCTTCCGGCGCCGGATGCAGATCATCTTCCAGGACCCCTTCAGCTCGTTGAACCCGCGGATGACCGTGGGGGACATTATCGCCGAGCCCCTCCTCATCCACGGGATTGGGAAGACGCCGAAGGAACGCACGGAGAGGGTGGCGGAGCTTTTGAAGCTCGTGGGGCTTTCCCCGGACCACATGCGCCGCTACCCCCACGAGTTCTCCGGGGGGCAGAGGCAGCGGATCGGGATCGCCCGCGCCCTGGCGGTGGCCCCGGAGTTCATCGTGGCCGACGAGCCGGTTTCCGCCCTGGACGTGTCCATCCAGGCGCAGGTGGTGAACCTTCTGCAGGACCTGAAGGAGGAGCTTGGGCTCACCCTGCTCTTCATCGCCCACGACCTGGCGGTGGTGGAGTACATCTCGGACCGGGTGGCGGTGATGTACCTGGGGAAGGTGATGGAGCTTGCGCCTGCCCGGGAGCTTTACCGCAACCCCAAGCACCCCTACACGGAGGCGCTGCTTTCGGCGGTGCCCATCCCCGACCCCACGGTGAAGCGGGAAAGGATCGTGCTCCAGGGGGACATTCCCTCGCCCATCAACCCGCCCTCGGGGTGTGTCTTCCGCACGCGGTGCCGCTACGCCCTGCCCGAGTGCGCCCAGGTGGTGCCCGAGCTCAAGGAGGTCGCCCCGGGCCACTACAAGGCCTGCATCCGGGACGACATCCTCTAA
- a CDS encoding acetoin utilization AcuB family protein, translating to MLVRDVMKSPVLTVGPEATLEEAYKLLLERGIRHLPVVEEGRLVGIVTDRDIRLATSHLNPKGPCPGCTRVGEVMTREVVTAHPLDPVEEAARVMRERKIGCLPVLEDEALVGIVTGIDLLDALLRLTGVTEPSGRLEVRLPDRPGELARLTGFLAGRGVNIHSLLSYPEGREFVRAVVRVNTLETHLLAEALRREGFDVLWPPKKPW from the coding sequence ATGCTGGTCAGGGACGTGATGAAAAGCCCCGTCCTCACCGTGGGGCCTGAGGCGACCCTCGAGGAGGCCTACAAGCTCCTCCTGGAAAGGGGGATCCGGCACCTCCCCGTGGTGGAGGAGGGGAGGCTCGTGGGCATCGTCACCGACCGGGACATCCGCCTCGCCACGAGCCACCTGAACCCCAAGGGGCCCTGCCCCGGGTGCACGCGGGTGGGGGAGGTGATGACCCGGGAGGTGGTCACCGCCCACCCCCTAGACCCCGTGGAGGAGGCGGCCCGGGTGATGCGGGAGCGGAAGATCGGGTGCCTTCCCGTCCTCGAGGACGAGGCCCTGGTGGGCATCGTCACGGGGATTGACCTTCTGGATGCCCTCCTCAGGCTCACCGGGGTCACGGAGCCCTCGGGCCGCCTCGAGGTGCGCCTCCCTGACCGCCCTGGGGAGCTCGCCCGCCTCACGGGGTTCTTGGCGGGGCGGGGGGTGAACATCCACTCCCTCCTCTCCTACCCGGAGGGGAGGGAGTTCGTGCGGGCGGTGGTGCGGGTGAACACCCTGGAGACCCACCTCCTGGCGGAGGCCCTCCGCCGGGAGGGGTTTGACGTCCTCTGGCCCCCCAAAAAGCCATGGTGA
- a CDS encoding acetoin utilization protein AcuC, with translation MVIYREEYRLYNFGPDHPFSPVRLEMLTSLLQALGVWRAPLSPPEASREEVLSVHSERLVKRVEAASRGELYPDLEHYLGTGDTPVFPGMDRAARILVGGTLEGARRIMAGEKRVLQLGGGLHHAQYDRASGFCVYNDLSVAIRHMTQVGLRVAYVDIDVHHGDGVQWIHYEEGEVLTLSLHESGRYLFPGTGHVYEIGRGAGLGKKLNLPLEPFTEDESYLEVFEALVPWALKAFRPDVLVVQAGADAHYLDPLADLLLTARAYERLFRLLLEYAEAYAGGRVLFTLGGGYSLDGTVRVWALLYHLFHGLPLPERLPEGWLRTWEARLGRPLTPTLHDPEGAYPEIPRREEIAKRNRLTLQRLTELVAPHLLH, from the coding sequence ATGGTGATCTACCGGGAGGAGTACCGCCTCTACAACTTCGGGCCCGACCACCCCTTTAGCCCCGTCCGCCTGGAAATGCTCACCTCCCTCCTCCAGGCCCTCGGGGTGTGGCGGGCGCCCCTTAGCCCCCCTGAGGCCTCGAGGGAGGAGGTGCTTTCGGTCCACTCCGAGCGCCTGGTAAAGCGGGTGGAGGCGGCGAGCCGGGGAGAGCTTTACCCCGACCTGGAGCACTACCTGGGCACGGGGGACACCCCCGTCTTCCCCGGCATGGACCGGGCGGCCCGGATCCTGGTGGGGGGGACCCTGGAGGGGGCGAGAAGGATTATGGCCGGGGAAAAGCGGGTCTTGCAGCTGGGCGGGGGTCTCCACCACGCCCAGTACGACCGCGCCTCGGGGTTTTGCGTCTACAACGACCTCTCCGTGGCTATCCGCCACATGACCCAGGTTGGGCTTCGCGTGGCCTACGTGGACATTGACGTCCACCACGGGGACGGGGTGCAGTGGATCCACTACGAGGAGGGGGAGGTCCTCACCCTAAGCCTCCACGAGTCGGGACGCTACCTCTTCCCGGGGACGGGGCACGTCTACGAGATCGGCCGGGGGGCGGGCCTGGGGAAGAAGCTCAACCTCCCCCTGGAGCCCTTCACCGAGGACGAAAGCTACCTCGAGGTCTTTGAGGCCCTGGTGCCCTGGGCCCTTAAGGCCTTCCGCCCCGACGTCCTCGTGGTCCAGGCGGGGGCGGACGCCCACTACCTGGACCCCTTGGCCGACCTCCTCCTCACCGCCCGGGCCTACGAGAGGCTTTTCCGCCTCCTCCTGGAGTACGCCGAGGCCTACGCCGGGGGAAGGGTCCTCTTCACCTTGGGGGGCGGGTACAGCCTGGACGGGACGGTGAGGGTCTGGGCCCTCCTCTACCACCTCTTCCACGGCCTTCCCCTGCCCGAGCGCCTTCCCGAGGGGTGGCTTAGGACCTGGGAGGCGCGGCTCGGCAGGCCCCTCACCCCCACCCTCCACGACCCCGAAGGGGCCTACCCGGAGATCCCCAGGCGGGAGGAGATCGCGAAGCGGAACCGCCTGACCTTGCAGCGGCTCACGGAGCTCGTGGCCCCCCACCTGCTACACTAG
- the ttuB gene encoding sulfur carrier protein TtuB translates to MRVVLRLPERKEVEVKGNRPLREVLEELGLNPETVVAVRGEELLTLEDEVREEDTLEVLSAISGG, encoded by the coding sequence GTGAGGGTCGTTCTGCGCCTGCCCGAGCGCAAGGAGGTGGAGGTCAAGGGGAACCGGCCCTTAAGGGAGGTTCTGGAGGAGCTTGGCCTGAACCCGGAGACCGTGGTGGCGGTGCGGGGCGAGGAGCTCCTCACCCTGGAGGATGAGGTGCGCGAGGAGGACACCCTAGAGGTCCTCTCCGCCATCTCGGGAGGGTAG
- the ttuA gene encoding tRNA-5-methyluridine(54) 2-sulfurtransferase encodes MVCKVCGQKAQVEMRSRGLALCREHYLDWFVKETERAIRRHRMLLPGERVLVAVSGGKDSLALWDVLSRLGYQAVGLHIELGIGEYSKRSLEVTQAFARERGLELLVVDLKEAYGFGVPELARLSGRVACSACGLSKRYIINQVAVEEGFRVVATGHNLDDEAAVLFGNLLNPQEETLSRQGPVLPEKPGLAARVKPFYRFSEREVLSYTLLRGIRYLHEECPNAKGAKSLLYKEALNLVERSMPGAKLRFLEGFLEKIRPRLDVGEEVALRECERCGYPTTGAVCAFCRMWDAVYRRAKKRRLLPEEAVFHPKAPVARG; translated from the coding sequence GTGGTCTGCAAGGTCTGCGGGCAAAAGGCCCAGGTGGAGATGAGATCCCGGGGGCTTGCCCTCTGCCGGGAGCACTACCTGGACTGGTTCGTCAAGGAGACGGAGAGGGCCATCCGCCGCCACCGGATGCTCCTCCCCGGGGAGAGGGTTCTGGTGGCGGTCTCGGGGGGGAAGGACTCCCTGGCCCTTTGGGACGTGCTAAGCCGCCTGGGCTACCAGGCCGTGGGGCTCCACATTGAGCTCGGCATCGGGGAGTACTCCAAGAGGAGCCTCGAGGTCACCCAGGCCTTCGCCCGGGAAAGGGGCCTGGAGCTTTTGGTGGTGGACCTGAAGGAGGCCTACGGCTTCGGGGTCCCCGAGCTCGCCCGGCTTTCCGGGCGGGTGGCCTGCTCCGCCTGCGGCCTCTCCAAGCGCTACATCATCAACCAGGTGGCGGTGGAGGAGGGCTTCCGCGTGGTGGCCACGGGGCACAACCTGGACGACGAGGCCGCCGTCCTCTTCGGGAACCTCCTGAACCCTCAGGAGGAGACCCTTTCCCGCCAGGGGCCCGTCCTGCCGGAAAAGCCCGGCCTCGCCGCCCGGGTCAAGCCCTTCTACCGCTTTAGCGAGAGGGAGGTCCTCTCCTACACCCTCCTTAGGGGGATCCGCTACCTCCACGAGGAGTGCCCGAACGCCAAGGGGGCGAAAAGCCTCCTCTACAAGGAGGCCCTGAACCTGGTGGAGCGGTCCATGCCCGGGGCCAAGCTCCGCTTCCTCGAGGGCTTCCTGGAGAAGATCCGGCCCCGCCTGGACGTGGGAGAGGAGGTGGCCCTGAGGGAGTGCGAGCGGTGCGGCTACCCCACCACGGGGGCGGTGTGCGCCTTCTGCCGCATGTGGGACGCCGTCTACCGCCGGGCCAAGAAGCGCCGCCTCCTCCCCGAGGAGGCCGTCTTCCACCCCAAGGCCCCCGTGGCCCGGGGCTGA